The genomic stretch caaagagtcgttgaggtgaatagcacagatgcatttaaggggaagccagataaacacaaGGGACAAAGCTATACAAAGTTATTTTCATCGGGTTAATTAAAGTAGGGTCAAAAGAggttcgaatggagcataaacaccagtatagactggttgggccgaatggcctgtttctgtgctgtatattctatgtaatagcaTGAAAAGTCAAATAAAGGGAATTATCAGCACAACAGTTTGAAAGATTATCAGCAGTACAAGAATTTATAAAACATTCATCCGTTCCATGTTCATGTGGGCCCAGCTTTCTGCAGGGCCCTGTGTTACagaacagtgtgaactcgctggtgtgtcagcagagtcAAGGACCGAGGGAATTCTTtctcacacacagagcaggtgaacagtctctttcccgctctctccagCTGGTGTCTCTTCAGCTCCTGGGACCGTTTAAACTTGTTTCCCAATGCCCGAACGTTTCACTGGCctgttcccagtgtgaactcactggtgtgtccgcaggtgggtcagccgagtgaatcacttcccacacacagagcagatgaacggcctctccccagtgtgaactcgctggtctgTCAGCAGAGTCGAGGACTGAGTGAAgctcttcccacacacagagcaggtgaacggcctctcctcagtgtgaactcgctggtgtgtcagcagagtcGAGGatcgagtaaatcccttcccacacacggagcagtgaAATAGTCTGTCCCCACTGTGATCACGCTTGTGTGCCATCAGATTCCcgaagcttttaaagctcttcccacagtcagaacatttaaaaggtctctcatcggtgtgaacaagctggtgtcctTTCAGATTCCCGGAGCTTTTAAAGCTCTCCCCACAAACAGAACATGTGAACGGCCcctcatcagtgtgaactcgctggtgtcccttcagatccccagagcttttaaagctcttcccacagtcagaacatgtaAATGGTCTCTTATCAGTATGAGTTCGCCGGTGTGTCATCAGGTGGGATGTCCGAGTGAATCTCTTCTCACACacgaagcaggtgaacggcctttccccagtgtgagcacgctggtgtgtcagcagggtggaggagagactgaatctcttctcacacacggagcaggtgaacggcctctccccagtgtgagcacgctggtgtgtcagcagggtggaggagagactgaatctcttctcacacacggagcaggtgaatggcctctccccagtgtgagcacgctggtgtgtcagcagggtggaggagagactgaatctcttctcacacacggagcaggtgaatggcctctccccagtgtgagcacgctggtgtgtcagcaggttcccgaagcttttaaagctcttcacacagtcagaacatttaaatggtctctcgtcagtgtgaacattctggtgtgtcagcaggctggatgactgtttgaatcccttcccacacatggagcaggtgaacggtctctgtcCAGCTCCCTCCAGCTGGAATTGCTTCAGCTCCTGAGACCTTGTAAAGCTTTTCCCACAGTCAGAATGTTTCACCAGCATGTCCCCCCCATGAACtcactggtgcctcagcaggtgggatgactgaatgaactccttcccgcacacggagcaggtgaacagaatCTCTCCTATTCTCTCCAGCTGATGTCCCTTCAGATCCTGGGAACTTTTAAATCTCGTTCCAAAGTCAGACCATTTAATTGGTTTCTCATCACTGTGCATAAACTGGTGTCTCAGGAGGGTGGAAGAATAAGTGAATCGCTTCAAAAACACGAAGCAGGTCAACCGACCCTCATCAGAGTGGacatgctggtgtctcagcagcacGGATGGTGCAATTAATCCCTTCCCACTAATGGAGCGGGTGAACGGTCCCTCCCTACTGCAAATTCACTGGTGTTAATCGCAGCGGTGATCGAGTGAATCCCGTCCCTCACACAGGCAGGTGAATAGGCTCCCCCAGTGTCTCGGCGCTGGTGTCTCTTTGGGTACTTGTAGATTTTGAAGGTCTTCCCACACTCAGATTTAAAAGGTCTGTCATGAGTGTGAACTCGCTAATATGCCAGATGATTCGAGGACCGATTGAATTAGGTCCTGATGAATcgtgtgactctgtcagatcttgacgtgatgtttgtttTGAGTTTACAGTCGGTAAATGCTCCTCTTCTAAAACCCTGTAAAAGGAGTGCAGATAAAATTCAATATAGAGAAGTCTGAGGTGgtccattttggtcggaagaatgagagaCAATACATTCCAAATGGTACAATGTTAACAGGATGGAAGAAGAGAGAGCACCTGCGGATGCCTGTGCAAAATTCTTgggaggtggcaggacaggttaacaaagccaggAATTGATGCTCAATCTATATAAAACACtactgcatctcgctctccaaccagtattccgttctgagtactggtgagggcgaggaATATAGCCAGGGCCAAATCCATGtcaccacgagtggctcagctgtacagtgggggagggaggaaggaggaagataggaaaagcaatagtggtagggacttcgatagtcaggggagcagacaggtgtttctgcggccacagatgtgactccaggatggtatgttgcctccctggtgttagGGTTAAGTATGTCACTGAATGGTTGCAGAACATTGtgaggagggagggtgaacagccagaggtcgtggtccaagttggtaccaacgacagaggtagaaactggatgagatcctgcaggcattatagggagttaggaaagagattaaaaagcaggacctcaaaagtagtaatctccagattactcccggtgccatgcgcGAGCGAGTATTGAAATAGTAGGATAGAgccgatgaatgcatggctggagagatgcttcagattcctggggcattaggaCCGTTtatgtgggaggtgggacctgtacaggccggacggattgcacctcaacagagccggcacCAATATCCCTGCGGGGAGGTTtggtagtgctattggggagggtttaaactaagttggcaggagGATGGACACCAGAATGTAAAATTATAAAGgaaaaacaaagggcacaaaggattgggagagacggatagcaccaaagcaagaaatagtaaggtattaggtggggtcagactaagagagaacacagaatggtctaagatgggtttataGTGTATGTATGTAAACAcatgaagcatagtaaacaaggctggtgagctgcagggaatatgatgtcatggcaataacggagacctggctcaaaaagggcagggttgggtattaaatattcctggatataggagttcaggaaagatagggaaggacagataggaggtgatgtggcagtattggttaaggagaatgttacaatgctggagagagaggatgtcctggaggggtcgaggacagaatctatatggctatggttaagaaataatagaggttacACAATAGATGTATTGTAAAGGCCACCAACTAGAGGGAAAAATATGGGACATGATGTacaccagcacggacacgatgggacagATAGCCCCATTCTGTGTCgtcatttttctatgattctaaggtttataaaaacagaagaaataggagcaggaataggccatagggcccctcgaacctgctccgccatttaatacaaacatggctgatctgatcaaggactcgggtccacttccctgcccgttctccataaccccttaacatttaagaaactgtctatttctgtcttaaatttattcaatgccccagcttccacagctctctgaggcagagaattccacagatccacaaccctctgagaagaaatttctcctcatctcaggtttaaatgggcagccccttattctaagattattccctctagttctagtctcccctatcagtggaaacatcctctctgcatccaccttgtcaagctccctcataattttatatgtttcgataagatcacctctcattcttctgaactccaatgagtagaggcccaacctactcaacctttcctcataagtcaaccccctcttctccagaatcaaccttgtgaaccttctctgaactgcctccaaagcaagtatatccttttgtaaatatggaagccaaaactgcacgcagtattctaggtgtggcctcaccaatactctgtacaactgtagcaaggcttccctgcttttatactccatcccctttgcaataaaggccaagattccattggctttcctgatcacttgctgtacctacatattaaccttttgtgtttcatgcacaagtgcccccaggtcccgctgttgcagcactttgcaatctttctccatttaaaatcataacttgctctttgatttttcctgccaaagtgcatgatctcacactttccaacattatgggggagcaaatttgcagagagatgcaagaactacagcggcactcagattccccacaccaggtgtgtaggacgattctatagtaagttatcagcatccagacacaacccaaacccagcactggtccatgaatgggaacacccgattggcacagtcctCCCATGGGACTACCTGTAAAACTCTGAATCGCGtcctggaatataaccacaggtgcctgggctgtacaacaattgttctcagtccattgaaaccgagttgagggcctgtgtcattaacagaatgtcacagtgaccagatgctgatgtatctgagcaagcgacaatgtatctctcgatcaccagccaCAGGATTCTGGAGAATTCAACACATcgaaacaaaataacccatttttgaaatgtctcctTTCACACTCCTCCCCCGCTGCCTGCAATAGATACACTTTGCGACACTCctcagtcaggctgtgtttccactgttcactgtccaagaacagacactgtgagattggaactgaatcaggaacattcactactaatTTGGGGGaagaaagcagcactgatttgaaagagcgaggtgatttactttctctgttaccttacactgtacactcaGCCCAAGAATGGCCTCCCCCTTccaccactcactccatgttccacaactagttcctgctccactctgccccttacaaacagcccccgactgccgctgaacttaccccgacacaaagcccatctgtggacacagtcccaatgcgatgagctgctggaaggaggcttctgtttgctcccttactcgggcccgggatatctgcactccctgatgtgttcaacgatcattagccgagcacagaggaaacggcagccgctgacagagctgaaggaggggagctcgcctgggcccttcccgtcggtttaaacactgtgtggggaggggaggagcagcatgtatttagcgcatgctcagaccatctttttgtcacaaattaaattaggaaaaatgggattgtttcacaagttgcttttatcactcatagggcccaaatttccacatgatttgcacctgatttttaggagcaactggtggagaacggactatcttagaaatcgcaattctccacatttttttttctgcagttctagtcaggtagaacagttctactttggaacagaatttttttcttcaaaagggggcatgtccggccactgacgcctgatttcaaagtttccacagtgaaaacgtacgccaaactaagttagaatggagcaagtgaagatttttttagaactgaaaaaatctgttctacacattaaaaaatcaggcgcaggttacaaattaggcgtccagaacgaggtgtgggggggggggggggaagggaagtcattaaattctacaataaatccttatttatacttctacaaatattatacaaataaatccaacctgaataaacatttataagcaaagaaaagattaaataaaccatcttcctacctgtgtgaaggcacagagaatgctgcagtcagcctgaggcgcccgttcttcccgcggggggggggggggggggaggagaggaggcgcccgttctttcccacgggggggcggggggaggaggcgcccgttcttcccgcagggggcgaggaggcgcccgttcttcccgtggggggggggggaggaggggggggggaggagaggaggcgcccgttctttcccacgggggggcggggggaggaggtgcccgttcttcccgcagggggcgaggaggcgcccgttctttcccacgggggggcggggggaggaggcgcccgttctttcccacgggggggcggggggaggaggcgcccattcttcccgcagggggcgaggaggcgcccgttcttcccgtgggggggggggaggaggcggcgcccgttcttcccgcgggtggggggggaggcagtgagaaggctgcaagtgctgatgtgctgatggcaatgtgcgtttatttaaaaaattttcaaaattaaacagcgacaaagaactacaaaaatggccgagtgccaatgtttttttcacactgcgcgtgcgcgaacgctccaacacacagcgttgccggcagggaaaaaactaattaaaatagtacccgccccctcccacttacaaaatcggcgcgagtgtaggctccgcccccctgggcaccgcgccaggcagacaaagagctgcagaacgctccagaatcgcgattttttttaggcaccgttttaggcgcgaaaaacgggcgcccagctcggaggggcccccgttttttatcgtgtggaaacttgggcccattaaatggaCCACATTGAGAGCATGTTAGTTATCATCCGAATTACTGAATAAACAATTGTGTGAGCCTGACACTGGAGTAAGAGTGACTAACCTGTTCTATTCGttccgtcagtctctggtgtgtgagtgtttCCCTGTCAGTTTCTAATAGGCGGATGtgggttttacttgcatattattgttcagatacgtggatgtgggtttcatactgtaccggtcagtttctgtgatgtgaatgtgggttttattctgtacctgtcagtttctggtatgtgagtgtgggttttattctgaacCTGTCATTTTCTAGTATCtgagtgggatttattctgtatctgtcagtttctggtatgtgtgcgttggttttattctgtatctgtcagcttctggtatgtgagagtgtgttttatcctatatctgtgattttttttctctcattaTATTGGATGAATGCGATTCAGAAATATTTTGAGTAGAGACGAGCTATTAGTACATAATATAAACCATAtgtgtctgtggtacagtgagtgagtgtgggattcattctgtatctgtcataaatgcaagtgtttgttgttgctgtagaaatgaagcttttcagttacttatggtggctaacatttacgcagaagaaaatgtcagaagcagcctcgtgGATAACCATCAGAaaagtgctgttactggtgagatcacgatgTGCTCGATACAAACTTGGCTAATAACTctagaggtgatggaaaagaaagcaacatttgagcgagatgagaaaacataatcagCACAAGGAGCCCAATCAGAGAGCTGGTGGGCAAGAAGCAGtgagctcctgtttactgcccgatgctatttccaaaacaatggggaagaacagtccctggatctgtgaacttgaggaggcctttcagcacatggaacctggaggcaaatcataccttcgagcctgttacataaggaacaggaggaggccattcagtcccttcgagcctgttacataaggaacaggaggaggccattcagtccctcgagcctgttacataagtaaCAGGAGGTGGGCATTCAGCAC from Pristiophorus japonicus isolate sPriJap1 unplaced genomic scaffold, sPriJap1.hap1 HAP1_SCAFFOLD_622, whole genome shotgun sequence encodes the following:
- the LOC139255701 gene encoding zinc finger and SCAN domain-containing protein 2-like, with the protein product MLVKHSDCGKSFTRSQELKQFQLEGAGQRPFTCSMCGKGFKQSSSLLTHQNVHTDERPFKCSDCVKSFKSFGNLLTHQRAHTGERPFTCSVCEKRFSLSSTLLTHQRAHTGERPFTCSVCEKRFSLSSTLLTHQRAHTGERPFTCSVCEKRFSLSSTLLTHQRAHTGERPFTCFVCEKRFTRTSHLMTHRRTHTDKRPFTCSDCGKSFKSSGDLKGHQRVHTDEGPFTCSVCGESFKSSGNLKGHQLVHTDERPFKCSDCGKSFKSFGNLMAHKRDHSGDRLFHCSVCGKGFTRSSTLLTHQRVHTEERPFTCSVCGKSFTQSSTLLTDQRVHTGERPFICSVCGK